One genomic segment of Clostridium estertheticum subsp. estertheticum includes these proteins:
- a CDS encoding pirin family protein: MKTREIRKVVTGTTQYDGAGVKLVRVISLPDVKEFDPFLMLDAFDSIDPDDYTKGFPWHPHRGIETVTYLISGDIEHTDSLGNNGSILDGCCQWMTAGGGILHQEMPKKSNRMLGVQLWLNLPQKDKMTSPKYRDIREDMVTKIDEDDKIIRVISGNYKGNSGAVQGEHVKMLFLDVEMKAGGRWELETMTDTTLFIYIVEGEGCFDDSNDKLVPSRSAVLFNNGEKLVARATEKGLRFLLFSGAKLNESIAWGGPIVMNTQEELRRAFKDIEDGTFVK; encoded by the coding sequence ATGAAAACAAGGGAAATACGTAAAGTAGTAACAGGAACAACTCAGTATGATGGAGCTGGAGTAAAACTTGTTCGTGTGATTAGTTTACCTGATGTAAAAGAATTTGATCCATTTTTGATGTTAGATGCTTTTGACTCAATAGATCCTGATGATTATACTAAAGGTTTTCCATGGCATCCACATAGGGGAATAGAGACAGTTACCTACCTTATAAGTGGAGATATTGAGCATACAGATAGCTTGGGTAATAATGGAAGCATATTAGATGGTTGTTGTCAATGGATGACAGCTGGTGGTGGAATCCTTCATCAGGAAATGCCAAAAAAATCAAATAGAATGCTTGGCGTTCAACTTTGGCTTAATCTACCTCAGAAGGATAAAATGACAAGTCCAAAGTATCGAGATATTAGAGAAGATATGGTAACTAAAATTGACGAAGATGATAAGATCATTAGAGTTATTTCAGGGAATTATAAAGGTAATTCAGGAGCCGTGCAAGGTGAGCATGTGAAAATGTTATTCTTAGACGTTGAAATGAAAGCTGGTGGACGATGGGAATTAGAAACTATGACTGACACAACACTGTTTATATATATAGTGGAAGGCGAAGGCTGTTTTGATGATTCTAATGATAAATTGGTTCCAAGTAGGAGTGCAGTACTTTTTAATAATGGCGAGAAATTAGTAGCTAGAGCAACAGAAAAAGGTCTTCGTTTTCTGTTGTTTTCAGGAGCTAAATTGAATGAGTCGATTGCATGGGGTGGACCTATTGTAATGAACACCCAAGAGGAACTTAGGAGGGCATTTAAAGATATTGAGGATGGAACATTTGTTAAGTAG